A single genomic interval of Chloracidobacterium validum harbors:
- a CDS encoding lipid-binding SYLF domain-containing protein, with product MHKLLCAALAGLLTGAPLLLEGVSASAAVSKIDRKVRERLDRSAEILTEVMRAPDQGISPDFLRKCEGLVFIPGVKKGALIVGGQFGRGLMVVRQPNRQWGPPGFVTLGGGSFGLQVGGQSSDIILLVMNRRGIEKLASNKFQLGADASVAAGPVGRNLKAGTDLKMQAEILCYSRSQGVFAGLSLEGATLQVDDDANQAIYGRTVASREVVEGTLPRPKEAARLYAVLRRYAG from the coding sequence ATGCACAAATTGCTTTGCGCAGCGCTGGCCGGATTGCTGACTGGCGCGCCGCTGCTACTGGAAGGCGTGTCAGCCAGCGCGGCAGTTTCTAAAATTGACCGCAAAGTTCGTGAGCGGCTTGATCGTTCGGCTGAAATCCTGACCGAAGTCATGCGCGCTCCCGACCAAGGCATCTCGCCCGACTTCTTACGCAAGTGTGAAGGTTTGGTTTTTATTCCAGGCGTCAAAAAAGGCGCGCTCATTGTGGGCGGACAGTTTGGGCGCGGTCTCATGGTGGTGCGCCAGCCCAATCGTCAGTGGGGTCCGCCCGGCTTCGTCACGCTGGGCGGTGGGAGCTTCGGACTGCAAGTTGGTGGTCAAAGCAGTGACATCATTTTACTTGTCATGAATCGGCGTGGCATCGAAAAACTCGCCTCAAACAAGTTCCAACTTGGCGCGGATGCTTCCGTGGCGGCCGGCCCGGTTGGGCGCAATCTCAAAGCTGGAACTGACCTCAAGATGCAGGCCGAGATTCTCTGCTATTCCCGCTCACAGGGGGTGTTTGCGGGACTTTCCCTGGAAGGAGCAACGCTCCAAGTCGATGATGACGCCAACCAAGCCATTTACGGACGCACGGTCGCCAGTCGGGAAGTGGTCGAAGGGACGCTTCCCAGACCGAAAGAAGCAGCGCGGTTGTACGCCGTACTGCGGCGCTATGCCGGTTGA
- a CDS encoding RHS repeat protein — MLRHAVTPIVHGFLIAGAPIAAQLVMSLQSLGQCAARLRGLRLWSFRLLCGVLSGLLVMGSLPVGVLAQGRGGVRPDDLRYPYRGVPLNLPSTPPMQAAPMHPTPSRAELLARVQALDVPYARGVIGVGQVGAMLTTVVGAREWFTAVPRDAAGGVVNGLAPVWRSSDATVVRVTAQGLAEMRAPGRAEVTGQVGTVTVTVTVIVERGGRRMGEPVAWLKRSGRVVPAVWRREPWAGERSAVGGTEGSSLGLVRKLTTGQGGGWQYSPDDPLPDEVTGQLFEARNTVGTPVGRVVPGGGRSATGSAETNGNANYAFGMPLVELPGRGDVSLAVGLSYNSAVWAATDEWSGSVLTSVLTYDPDVAYPAPGFRLGYGHVEDKGAQLVQVTGSGTRRGFRFERTDGSAEVWAAQDGSFDRVVVYARSGDGQITSAVVQSTSGVELGLGARAGDRLYVTGVADRHGNYLNVGYVNNAGPRLAYIVDGLQRYVVFEYDEHGCLWRILAPDFGGAGQREVARLAYEPLTFGSGLFAAGRTVRHPATVRVLRAVLTPTDGQAGTYRGQQYAYTAYGQVWRVRNVIGVNVNAPVASGTEVAWTAYNYPQAAAGLSGMPKYTARTENWIGRAAGANGVVTTQYAEREQWDGGRLYRVTQVTQPDGAMLETWQNVGTGYVERQRVLTGGVSRTETRTTWEVVEGNPRVTEVQVGTETGESNGVLEWRRVAYAYGAFNTVTEVREYGYGGELLRRTATSYVTDSGYTGRQLVRLPSQVDVFDGATGRHVARTEWTYDEGALVACPGIEGMQHRVDYNPYHPGYVAATAKRGNVTRVTRRARPGLVSENDEVTTASYDVAGNVRVQSVGCCRQVEAVYGEGTKYTYATTVKRGAVGQLETQRAYDLASGLVVSETDANGQVTQYAYQAVSLRWLRTLWADGGEVRATYYDAHVWEYAGRAVLLGQVERKVASGQFVLTLRLTDGRGGAVRTATHTPDGWLVEDVEYDGLGRWWREDAPYYTETWAAQVGKANQWTTVTVYDNLSRARVTQAPDGGTVRLDYAGRWTTVTDGVQRSRRWATDALGRVVVVEEPDAVSGAFTGQQTEYRYDVLGHLVAVEQGVQRRYFRYDGIGRMTHARHPEMSAPHGFSDAQTGNGQWSEVTSYDQRGLVVSRVDGRGVTTSYSYDGLNRVVQIGYSDGTPAKRFVYGDAPVGGATPPANGRGRLMWAVTEGGHPDQQMWLAVESYDAVGRVTSQVQRYKNAAGTDWDYENEYRVGRSYNVGGQVVSETYPSGRVVTTGYDSVGRVAHVEGTLGGVSRTYVSGLQYTARQAVTREALGTGTVQWRNYRYDALGRLVDLRVGSEDAAWGRNQGAWQWSWSVAGQATSHRTFVPLDEAAAVSEVYREQYTYDRLGRLKRVEGDAHQLSGPWWAPVETNQRGQYVQENEYDRYGNRTVGTGSWGLSGKAYVVDAQTNRLGVPAGEAGEMVYDGAGQLVRDTYTRGGVGDGQREYDAEGRVVAAQVSGGVWERSSYDAYGRRVRVRLEGSGETRYVYGIGGEVLAEYGGGVSGASAPRVEYGYRFGEVVVEARGSEVVWRVSDVVGSTRAVVDGSGHFGGTRRLDYAPFGEELVTQGGRSAAQGYAPTSTTHRYTGHERDMASGYDHTLYRKLDSRQGRWTRPDPYLGSAEVGHPQSWNRYAYVNNDPVNAMDPLGLHSLFIVDSMTVYGNLNSHFIWYGAAFSHETRLFVEADIGVVAGGSDGGWFSDPNRNLDWLQTGLDICGMVPAVGEPFDAVNALISLLRGDIAGAGFSAGAMVPWLGIGATVLKWLKKADKASQAATCAVKAGGSKVDDLVRQIDQSGAKVKLNPKTTNQEGNVTLDFGQQGRVNLRIETHPLTPGGPPVRHANIETVRQVGSKKVTKNIHITE; from the coding sequence ATGCTGCGTCACGCCGTCACACCGATTGTCCACGGTTTCCTTATCGCTGGTGCGCCCATCGCGGCACAGCTTGTCATGTCACTCCAAAGCCTTGGTCAATGCGCGGCGCGCCTGCGGGGTCTGCGTCTGTGGAGTTTCCGGCTGCTGTGCGGCGTCCTGAGCGGGCTGCTGGTGATGGGCAGTCTGCCGGTGGGCGTCCTGGCCCAGGGGAGGGGTGGGGTTCGCCCCGATGACCTGCGCTACCCGTACCGGGGCGTCCCGCTCAACCTGCCCTCGACGCCGCCGATGCAGGCTGCGCCGATGCATCCGACGCCAAGCCGGGCGGAGTTGCTGGCGCGGGTGCAGGCGCTGGATGTGCCGTATGCGCGGGGCGTGATTGGCGTTGGACAGGTGGGCGCGATGCTGACGACGGTGGTTGGCGCGCGGGAGTGGTTCACCGCCGTGCCGCGCGATGCGGCTGGGGGCGTCGTGAACGGGTTGGCCCCGGTGTGGCGGTCGTCAGACGCGACGGTGGTGCGGGTCACAGCACAGGGGTTGGCGGAGATGCGTGCGCCTGGTCGGGCGGAAGTGACCGGGCAGGTTGGGACGGTGACGGTGACGGTGACGGTGATAGTGGAGCGCGGTGGGCGGCGGATGGGCGAGCCGGTGGCGTGGTTGAAGCGGTCGGGGCGGGTGGTGCCGGCCGTGTGGCGGCGTGAGCCGTGGGCTGGCGAGCGGTCGGCGGTCGGTGGGACAGAGGGCAGTAGTTTAGGGTTGGTCAGGAAGCTGACGACGGGGCAGGGTGGTGGGTGGCAGTACAGCCCGGATGATCCGCTGCCGGACGAGGTGACGGGACAGTTATTTGAGGCGCGCAACACGGTCGGGACTCCGGTGGGGCGGGTGGTGCCGGGAGGCGGGCGGTCCGCGACCGGGAGCGCGGAAACCAACGGGAACGCCAACTATGCGTTTGGGATGCCGCTGGTGGAGTTGCCTGGGCGGGGAGACGTCAGCCTGGCGGTTGGGCTCAGCTACAACAGTGCCGTGTGGGCGGCGACGGACGAATGGAGCGGGTCGGTACTGACGTCGGTACTGACGTACGATCCGGACGTGGCCTACCCCGCGCCTGGGTTTCGGCTTGGGTACGGTCACGTCGAAGACAAAGGGGCGCAGTTGGTGCAGGTGACGGGGAGCGGGACACGGCGGGGGTTTCGGTTTGAGCGGACGGATGGGAGCGCGGAGGTGTGGGCGGCCCAGGATGGGAGCTTTGACCGGGTGGTGGTGTATGCCCGGAGTGGTGATGGGCAAATTACCTCGGCGGTGGTGCAGAGCACGAGCGGGGTGGAACTTGGGCTTGGCGCGCGGGCTGGGGATCGGCTGTATGTAACCGGGGTGGCGGATCGGCACGGGAACTACCTCAACGTTGGGTATGTCAACAACGCCGGGCCGCGACTGGCATACATCGTGGACGGGCTGCAGCGGTACGTGGTGTTTGAATATGACGAGCATGGGTGTCTGTGGCGGATACTCGCGCCGGACTTTGGGGGCGCTGGACAGCGGGAAGTGGCGCGGTTGGCGTACGAACCACTGACGTTTGGGAGCGGTTTGTTTGCGGCTGGGCGGACGGTACGGCATCCGGCGACGGTACGGGTGCTGCGGGCGGTACTAACCCCGACCGATGGGCAGGCTGGGACGTATCGCGGGCAGCAGTATGCCTACACCGCCTACGGGCAGGTGTGGCGGGTGCGGAACGTGATTGGGGTGAATGTGAACGCGCCGGTCGCGAGTGGGACGGAGGTAGCGTGGACGGCCTACAACTACCCGCAGGCGGCGGCTGGGTTGAGCGGGATGCCGAAGTACACGGCACGGACGGAGAACTGGATTGGACGGGCGGCTGGAGCGAACGGGGTGGTGACAACGCAGTATGCGGAACGTGAGCAGTGGGATGGTGGGCGACTGTACCGGGTGACGCAGGTGACACAGCCGGATGGGGCGATGCTGGAGACATGGCAGAACGTTGGGACGGGGTATGTGGAGCGGCAGCGGGTACTGACGGGTGGGGTGTCCCGGACGGAAACGCGAACCACGTGGGAAGTGGTGGAGGGCAATCCGCGGGTCACGGAGGTGCAGGTTGGGACGGAGACTGGGGAAAGCAACGGGGTGCTGGAATGGCGGCGGGTGGCGTATGCGTACGGGGCGTTCAACACCGTGACGGAGGTGCGGGAGTACGGATATGGGGGCGAGTTGCTGCGCCGGACGGCGACGAGTTACGTGACGGACAGCGGGTACACGGGGCGGCAGTTGGTGCGCTTACCGAGTCAGGTGGATGTGTTTGACGGGGCAACAGGGCGGCACGTGGCACGGACAGAGTGGACGTACGACGAAGGGGCGTTGGTGGCTTGCCCTGGAATCGAGGGGATGCAGCACCGGGTGGACTACAACCCTTATCACCCGGGGTATGTGGCTGCAACGGCCAAGCGCGGGAATGTGACACGGGTGACCCGGCGGGCGCGGCCTGGGCTGGTGAGCGAAAACGATGAGGTGACAACGGCGAGTTATGACGTGGCCGGGAATGTACGGGTGCAGTCGGTTGGGTGCTGTCGGCAGGTGGAGGCGGTGTATGGGGAGGGGACGAAGTACACGTACGCGACGACGGTGAAGCGGGGTGCCGTTGGGCAATTGGAGACGCAGCGGGCGTACGACTTGGCGAGTGGGCTGGTGGTGAGCGAGACGGATGCCAACGGACAGGTGACGCAGTATGCGTATCAGGCGGTATCGCTGCGGTGGCTGCGGACGCTGTGGGCGGATGGGGGCGAGGTGCGGGCGACGTATTACGATGCCCATGTGTGGGAGTATGCGGGGCGCGCGGTGCTGCTGGGGCAGGTGGAGCGGAAGGTTGCGAGCGGACAGTTTGTGCTCACGCTGAGGTTGACGGACGGACGTGGGGGTGCGGTGCGGACGGCGACACATACGCCGGATGGGTGGCTGGTGGAGGATGTGGAGTACGATGGGCTTGGGCGGTGGTGGCGAGAGGATGCGCCGTACTACACAGAGACGTGGGCGGCGCAGGTTGGGAAGGCAAATCAGTGGACGACGGTGACGGTGTACGACAACCTGAGTCGGGCGCGCGTGACGCAGGCGCCAGACGGGGGGACGGTGCGGCTGGATTATGCGGGGCGGTGGACGACGGTGACGGATGGGGTGCAGCGGTCACGGCGATGGGCGACGGACGCGCTGGGGCGGGTCGTGGTGGTAGAAGAGCCGGATGCGGTGAGTGGAGCGTTTACGGGGCAGCAGACCGAGTATCGCTACGACGTGCTGGGGCATCTGGTGGCGGTGGAGCAGGGGGTACAGCGGCGGTATTTTCGGTATGACGGGATTGGGCGGATGACGCATGCGAGGCATCCGGAGATGAGTGCGCCGCACGGTTTCAGTGATGCGCAGACGGGGAATGGGCAGTGGTCCGAGGTAACGAGCTATGACCAGCGGGGTCTGGTGGTGAGCCGGGTGGATGGGCGCGGGGTGACGACGAGCTACAGCTATGACGGGCTGAATCGGGTGGTGCAGATTGGGTACAGCGACGGGACGCCGGCAAAGCGGTTTGTGTATGGGGACGCGCCGGTAGGCGGGGCGACGCCACCGGCGAACGGGCGTGGGCGGCTGATGTGGGCGGTGACGGAGGGCGGGCATCCAGATCAGCAGATGTGGCTGGCGGTGGAGAGCTACGACGCGGTAGGGCGGGTGACGAGTCAGGTGCAGCGGTACAAGAACGCGGCTGGGACAGATTGGGATTATGAGAATGAGTATCGGGTGGGGCGGAGCTACAACGTAGGTGGGCAGGTGGTGAGTGAGACGTATCCGAGCGGCCGGGTGGTGACGACGGGGTATGACAGTGTGGGGCGGGTGGCGCATGTGGAAGGGACGCTGGGGGGCGTGAGTCGGACGTATGTGAGCGGGCTTCAGTACACGGCGCGGCAGGCGGTGACGCGGGAGGCGCTGGGGACGGGGACGGTGCAGTGGCGGAATTACCGCTACGACGCGCTGGGGCGGTTGGTGGACCTGCGGGTAGGGAGCGAGGATGCGGCGTGGGGACGGAATCAGGGGGCGTGGCAGTGGAGTTGGTCGGTGGCTGGGCAAGCAACGAGCCACCGGACGTTTGTGCCGCTGGACGAGGCGGCGGCGGTGTCGGAGGTCTATCGGGAGCAGTACACGTATGATCGGCTTGGGCGGCTGAAGCGGGTGGAGGGCGATGCGCATCAGTTGAGTGGGCCGTGGTGGGCGCCGGTGGAGACAAACCAGCGGGGGCAGTATGTGCAGGAGAACGAGTACGACCGGTATGGGAACCGGACGGTGGGGACTGGGAGTTGGGGTCTGAGTGGGAAGGCGTACGTGGTGGACGCACAGACGAACCGGCTTGGGGTTCCGGCGGGCGAGGCTGGGGAGATGGTGTACGACGGGGCTGGGCAGTTGGTGCGGGACACGTACACCCGGGGCGGGGTTGGGGATGGACAGCGGGAGTATGACGCCGAGGGGCGGGTGGTGGCAGCGCAGGTTAGTGGTGGGGTGTGGGAAAGGAGCAGCTACGATGCGTATGGCAGGCGGGTACGGGTGCGGCTGGAGGGGAGTGGGGAGACGAGGTATGTGTATGGGATTGGGGGCGAAGTGTTGGCGGAGTATGGAGGTGGGGTGAGTGGGGCGAGCGCGCCGCGTGTGGAGTACGGGTATCGGTTTGGGGAAGTGGTGGTGGAAGCGCGTGGGAGTGAGGTGGTGTGGCGTGTGAGCGATGTGGTGGGGAGTACGCGGGCGGTCGTGGACGGGAGCGGGCATTTTGGCGGGACGCGGCGACTGGATTATGCGCCGTTTGGGGAGGAGTTGGTAACGCAGGGTGGGCGGAGTGCGGCGCAAGGGTATGCGCCGACGAGTACGACGCACCGGTACACGGGTCACGAGCGGGATATGGCGAGCGGGTACGACCACACGCTGTACCGGAAGCTGGATAGTCGGCAAGGGCGGTGGACGAGGCCTGACCCGTACCTTGGGAGCGCGGAGGTTGGGCATCCGCAGAGCTGGAATCGGTATGCCTATGTGAACAATGACCCCGTCAACGCCATGGACCCACTGGGGTTGCATAGCTTGTTCATCGTCGATTCCATGACGGTGTACGGAAACCTCAATAGCCATTTCATTTGGTATGGGGCGGCATTTAGTCATGAAACGAGGCTGTTTGTGGAAGCCGACATTGGGGTTGTGGCTGGAGGCAGTGATGGGGGCTGGTTTTCTGATCCGAATCGGAATCTGGATTGGTTGCAGACGGGGTTAGACATTTGTGGTATGGTTCCGGCGGTCGGGGAACCGTTTGACGCGGTGAACGCGCTGATCAGCCTCCTGCGTGGCGACATAGCCGGGGCGGGGTTCTCGGCTGGGGCGATGGTCCCGTGGCTCGGGATCGGGGCGACCGTGCTAAAGTGGCTCAAGAAAGCCGACAAGGCGAGTCAGGCTGCAACCTGCGCCGTAAAGGCGGGAGGGTCAAAGGTTGATGATCTAGTTCGGCAGATCGATCAGTCAGGCGCCAAGGTTAAGCTGAATCCCAAGACCACGAATCAGGAGGGCAACGTTACACTGGATTTTGGTCAACAGGGGCGCGTGAACCTTCGTATCGAGACCCATCCTTTGACTCCTGGTGGACCACCGGTCCGGCATGCCAACATAGAAACCGTCAGACAGGTTGGTTCCAAAAAAGTCACCAAGAATATTCACATCACGGAGTGA
- a CDS encoding 23S rRNA (pseudouridine(1915)-N(3))-methyltransferase RlmH translates to MRVTFFVVGKTKSAHWDALAHDYGERIRRFVPGSIQVVREAEPALAANPELARAREAKHLLAALPASAYVVLLDVAGEVVSSEALAEKMRKWRDTGVRDLCFVTGGHWGVTEAVRQRADWRWSLSKLTFTHEMARVLAAEQVYRALARLANVPYAK, encoded by the coding sequence ATGAGAGTGACGTTTTTCGTCGTGGGCAAAACCAAATCGGCGCACTGGGACGCCCTTGCGCATGATTACGGCGAGCGCATTCGACGCTTCGTTCCAGGCAGCATCCAGGTCGTACGCGAGGCTGAGCCAGCATTGGCTGCCAATCCTGAACTTGCTCGCGCGCGCGAGGCCAAACATCTGCTGGCTGCGCTGCCGGCCAGCGCTTATGTCGTGCTGCTCGACGTGGCCGGGGAAGTCGTTTCATCCGAAGCCTTGGCCGAAAAAATGCGCAAGTGGCGCGACACCGGCGTCCGTGACCTCTGCTTTGTGACTGGCGGACACTGGGGGGTGACGGAAGCCGTACGGCAGCGCGCCGACTGGCGGTGGTCACTATCGAAGCTGACCTTTACCCATGAGATGGCGCGCGTTCTAGCCGCCGAGCAGGTCTATCGTGCGCTGGCGCGGTTGGCCAACGTGCCTTATGCAAAATGA
- a CDS encoding asparaginase, with translation MSEADPSSVPVLVEVRRGAVVESRHRGAIAVATATGRTVAAVGDPDWICFLRSAAKPFQAIAVIRTGALERFTITDQELAIITASHNGEPEHVTTVAGLLDRLGLTPAMLRCGIHPPFNQAAARRLEGTPPTVLHNNCSGKHAGLLAGCLAAGFSTSDYDQSDHPLQTAIAQVIAAMCDVAATAMPAGLDGCTIPTWAVPLRAMAVGYARLFAHSPYPEESRRVAEAMLAHPELVGGTERIDTDLMRAAQGKLLSKVGAEGVHVVAVPPCDRFPEALGIAVKVEDGDSFRARNTVMLAALRQLGLLSAEAYTDLAARYSRPILTHRKQIAGGLRAVFSLASDR, from the coding sequence ATGAGCGAAGCTGACCCGTCTTCCGTTCCGGTTTTGGTCGAGGTTCGGCGTGGTGCCGTTGTGGAGTCGCGCCACCGTGGGGCGATTGCCGTCGCGACGGCTACGGGGCGGACGGTTGCCGCCGTTGGCGACCCGGACTGGATTTGCTTTCTTCGTTCGGCCGCCAAGCCCTTCCAGGCCATTGCCGTCATCCGTACCGGGGCGCTCGAACGCTTTACCATCACCGACCAGGAACTGGCCATCATCACGGCCTCACACAACGGTGAGCCGGAGCATGTTACGACGGTTGCCGGTCTGCTTGACCGCTTGGGGCTGACACCTGCGATGCTGCGGTGCGGCATTCACCCACCGTTCAATCAGGCGGCAGCCCGCCGGTTGGAAGGGACGCCACCCACCGTCCTACACAACAACTGCTCTGGCAAGCATGCTGGTCTGCTCGCTGGCTGTCTGGCGGCCGGTTTCTCGACGAGCGATTACGACCAGTCCGACCATCCCCTGCAGACAGCTATTGCCCAGGTGATTGCGGCTATGTGTGACGTTGCTGCCACAGCGATGCCGGCCGGGCTGGACGGCTGCACAATACCCACTTGGGCTGTCCCACTGCGGGCCATGGCAGTCGGTTATGCTCGGCTCTTTGCCCATTCACCCTATCCAGAAGAAAGCCGCCGGGTTGCCGAAGCGATGCTGGCGCATCCCGAACTGGTTGGCGGCACGGAGCGGATTGACACCGACTTGATGCGCGCCGCACAAGGGAAACTGTTGTCGAAAGTTGGGGCGGAAGGTGTGCATGTTGTTGCCGTGCCGCCTTGTGACCGTTTCCCGGAAGCCCTTGGGATTGCGGTCAAGGTTGAGGATGGAGACAGTTTTCGGGCGCGTAACACGGTCATGCTGGCAGCCCTTCGACAACTAGGACTCCTCAGCGCCGAGGCTTACACGGACTTGGCCGCCCGATACAGCCGCCCGATATTGACGCACCGAAAGCAGATCGCTGGCGGTCTGCGCGCCGTGTTTTCTCTAGCGTCAGACAGGTAA
- the rapZ gene encoding RNase adapter RapZ, translating to MPPRASASTPRLVVITGLSGSGKQSALNALEDLGYFGVDNLPVALVPTFAELCRRSEGGIARAAVVVDAREPAFVAAFPAAYARLRELIGEVRLLFFEATDDVLMRRYSETRRPHPLDAAGRQTRGLRASIQSERTLLMPIRELADRVIDTSALTIYDLRRQLGEAIGAGRVTRMRVLLLSFGFKHGLPTEADLVLDVRFLKNPHYVPDLRPLTGKDAAVTDFLLADDEVVETRNRFAELLAFVVPRYARDGRSYLTIAIGCTGGKHRSVMMAEALAKEVRKLRFAVRVRHRDIAK from the coding sequence ATGCCTCCCCGTGCTTCTGCGTCCACGCCCCGTCTGGTTGTCATCACCGGCCTCAGCGGCTCTGGTAAACAGTCGGCGCTCAATGCTTTGGAAGATTTGGGCTACTTCGGGGTGGACAATCTCCCAGTCGCTCTCGTCCCGACCTTTGCCGAGTTATGCCGCCGCTCGGAAGGTGGCATTGCCCGGGCCGCCGTGGTTGTGGATGCCCGTGAGCCGGCCTTCGTCGCCGCCTTTCCGGCCGCTTATGCGCGGTTGCGTGAGCTGATTGGGGAAGTGCGTTTGCTTTTTTTCGAGGCGACGGACGACGTCCTCATGCGCCGTTACAGTGAGACGCGGCGGCCGCATCCACTGGATGCAGCGGGGCGGCAAACCCGTGGGTTACGGGCATCTATTCAGTCCGAGCGAACGCTGTTGATGCCGATTCGGGAACTGGCCGACCGCGTGATTGACACGTCCGCCCTGACCATTTACGACTTGCGGCGGCAACTTGGCGAGGCGATTGGGGCTGGGCGGGTCACGCGCATGCGCGTCCTGTTGCTTAGTTTTGGTTTCAAACATGGCTTGCCGACCGAAGCTGACTTGGTGCTAGATGTTCGCTTTCTCAAAAACCCGCATTACGTGCCTGATTTGCGTCCGCTGACCGGCAAGGATGCGGCAGTGACTGATTTCCTCCTGGCCGATGATGAGGTTGTGGAAACCCGAAACCGCTTTGCCGAGCTGCTGGCGTTTGTCGTGCCGCGCTATGCCCGCGATGGGCGGAGTTACTTGACCATTGCGATTGGGTGTACGGGTGGCAAGCACCGTTCGGTGATGATGGCCGAGGCCTTGGCAAAGGAAGTTCGCAAGTTGCGTTTTGCCGTGCGCGTCCGGCATCGGGACATTGCCAAGTAA
- a CDS encoding NuoI/complex I 23 kDa subunit family protein has product MTTTAPAKRNWKQTLERFFMLDLLKGFALTFKYTRKVLTESRGTGGDPLRGAYTEFYPEERPKVSERFRGAPRLNLDPATGDTLCIACNLCALACPENCINVGAVNRVVMEDGKPKKKKVLAAYVYDTSRCMFCDLCVEACPTDCIELTQEFELASYNRAGMVWDREHLEKGREIVRYGKQLN; this is encoded by the coding sequence ATGACGACAACCGCGCCTGCCAAACGCAACTGGAAGCAGACCCTTGAGCGCTTCTTCATGCTGGATTTACTCAAGGGGTTTGCTCTCACCTTCAAGTACACCAGAAAAGTGCTGACCGAATCCCGTGGAACAGGTGGTGACCCACTGCGTGGGGCCTACACGGAGTTCTACCCGGAAGAACGGCCCAAGGTGAGTGAGCGGTTTCGGGGTGCGCCACGCCTCAACCTTGATCCCGCGACCGGCGATACCCTGTGCATTGCGTGCAACCTGTGCGCCCTGGCCTGCCCGGAAAACTGCATCAATGTCGGGGCCGTGAACCGAGTCGTCATGGAAGATGGCAAGCCCAAGAAAAAGAAAGTCCTGGCGGCGTATGTCTACGACACGTCACGCTGTATGTTCTGCGACCTATGCGTTGAAGCCTGCCCGACAGACTGTATCGAGCTGACGCAGGAGTTTGAGCTGGCAAGCTACAACCGAGCCGGGATGGTCTGGGACCGTGAGCACTTGGAAAAGGGCCGTGAAATCGTTCGCTATGGCAAGCAACTCAACTAA
- a CDS encoding CPCC family cysteine-rich protein, translated as MSTAKTNYDLKPCPCCGSQVLTTLGEYEICEVCGWEDDPVQSAEPDYAGGANKLSLNEARKGWVTRRPKP; from the coding sequence ATGAGCACCGCCAAAACGAACTACGATTTGAAGCCGTGCCCTTGCTGCGGTTCACAAGTGCTTACCACGCTGGGTGAATATGAAATCTGTGAAGTGTGTGGCTGGGAAGACGACCCGGTTCAGTCGGCTGAGCCAGATTACGCCGGTGGCGCCAACAAGTTGAGTTTGAACGAAGCCAGAAAGGGGTGGGTAACCAGAAGACCGAAGCCCTGA
- a CDS encoding DUF6984 family protein yields the protein MVLRNPSPKEFMLLEFLVGEADLSEASEVILEGLKVADMDDGGMGSLRLFPKGSDDRDKKIGKCASTCHFTDEDGVEVVASLNLDQHGNLYELDMWKTDFGKLIRIPDNRKQLRREEM from the coding sequence ATGGTGCTCCGTAATCCATCGCCAAAAGAGTTCATGCTTCTGGAGTTCCTCGTTGGTGAAGCTGACCTTTCTGAAGCCTCTGAAGTAATCCTCGAAGGTCTGAAAGTTGCCGACATGGATGATGGCGGGATGGGAAGTTTGAGGTTGTTCCCAAAGGGTTCTGATGATCGAGATAAAAAGATCGGGAAATGTGCCAGCACCTGTCACTTCACAGATGAGGATGGAGTCGAAGTTGTCGCTTCCCTGAATCTGGATCAGCACGGAAACTTGTACGAACTGGACATGTGGAAAACAGACTTTGGGAAACTGATTCGGATTCCAGACAACAGAAAGCAATTACGACGGGAGGAGATGTGA
- a CDS encoding response regulator transcription factor produces MAHILIVEDEAALRDFIREALMEQGHTTVAVSDGIEAMVRLRDAELSQPFQLIICDINLPGLPGWSVCDLVRLDPRLAHIPFLFLSGLGEIEQRLDGIARGANDYLAKPFSLNELLERITWLLSQAAQASDIEVAPNPLEQQTLTDLLRDIVHNARNGTLHFLLGDGSQGHIAFREGKSAVVVGDGSAPLEDQLRRLFTGHARSFHFA; encoded by the coding sequence ATGGCGCATATCCTCATTGTTGAAGATGAAGCTGCCCTCCGCGATTTCATCCGTGAGGCGTTGATGGAGCAAGGTCATACGACAGTAGCCGTTTCCGATGGCATTGAAGCCATGGTGCGGCTCCGGGACGCTGAACTCAGCCAACCCTTTCAGCTCATTATCTGCGATATTAACCTGCCCGGACTGCCTGGATGGTCCGTTTGCGACCTCGTCCGGCTCGATCCCCGCTTGGCTCACATCCCATTTCTCTTCCTGAGCGGGCTGGGGGAAATCGAGCAGCGGCTGGATGGGATTGCCCGGGGGGCCAACGATTACCTAGCCAAGCCTTTCTCACTCAATGAACTCCTTGAACGAATCACTTGGCTGCTCAGTCAGGCGGCCCAGGCGTCTGACATCGAAGTCGCGCCCAACCCGCTCGAGCAACAAACGCTGACCGACCTGCTGCGGGATATTGTCCATAATGCCCGCAACGGCACGTTGCATTTCCTGCTCGGCGATGGCTCGCAGGGACACATTGCCTTTCGGGAAGGCAAGTCCGCCGTCGTGGTAGGCGATGGGTCAGCCCCCCTTGAAGACCAGCTACGCCGCCTGTTTACCGGTCACGCTAGGTCATTTCATTTTGCATAA